The stretch of DNA GGTGTTCGACGCCCGGGTCTCCCGGCCGGTCATCGTGGGGGATGCCGTCGCCGTCGACGTCACGGTGGGGGTGGACAACCTCTTCGACAGGGGTTACGAGGTCAATCCCGGCTTCCCCATGCCCCCGCGCACGTGGCGGGCCGGTCTCGCGGCCACCTTCTAATGGGCGTGGGCGCCCGGGAGCCGCGTTCGTGATCCGCATGCTCACCCCTGCGGTCCGCTTCGTCGCCGTGTGGGGAGCCCTGGTCGTGCTCGGCCCGGGGCTCCCCCGCGCCGAGGCCGCCTCCTGGGTGGATGCCGTGGGGCGAAGGGTGGACGTGCCGAACGCCCCGGCACGGATCGTGTCCCTGGTGCCGAGCGTGACGGAGACGTTGTTCGCGCTGGGGCTCGGGGAGCGCGTGGTGGGCGTCACGGAGTTCTGCACCTATCCGCCGGAGGCGGCCTCCCGGCCGCGGGTCGGGAGCTACGCCGCCCCGAGCCTCGAGGCCGTGGCCGCTCTCGTTCCGGACCTGGTCTTCGCCTCCGCCGACATGACCCGACCCACCGCGGTGTCCCGCCTGGAGAGCTTGGGGATCCCGGTCTACGTCGTCTACCCCCGGAGCGTGGCCGACACGGCCCGGATGCTGCGGGCCATCGGCGCGGTGACGGGTGCGCCCGAGGCCGGAGAACGCCTGGCCGCCGAGCTGGAGGCCGCCGTGATGCGGGTCGAGGCCGCGGTCTCGGGACGGGCGCGGCCCCGGGTCCTCCTGTGCGTGATGGTGCAGCCCTTGGTGGTGACCGGACCGGGAACCCTGGCCGATGACCTCATCACGACGGCCGGAGGGCAGAACTGCGTGCCGCCGGGCCCGGCC from Thermodesulfobacteriota bacterium encodes:
- a CDS encoding cobalamin-binding protein, giving the protein MLTPAVRFVAVWGALVVLGPGLPRAEAASWVDAVGRRVDVPNAPARIVSLVPSVTETLFALGLGERVVGVTEFCTYPPEAASRPRVGSYAAPSLEAVAALVPDLVFASADMTRPTAVSRLESLGIPVYVVYPRSVADTARMLRAIGAVTGAPEAGERLAAELEAAVMRVEAAVSGRARPRVLLCVMVQPLVVTGPGTLADDLITTAGGQNCVPPGPAAYPTWGPEAVLAADPDVILVSPHPGQPDPGAVFRRWPELRAVAQGRVRAVETDWVHRPGPRLARGLEAVARALHRPEVLP